A window from Pseudobutyrivibrio ruminis HUN009 encodes these proteins:
- a CDS encoding DUF1015 domain-containing protein — MALIVPFKAIRPSKEEAATIAALPYDVYNRQEAYQKVKEQPGSFLAIDRPETQFEPDVDMYSDKVYNKAAEMLNEWIAKGRFIQDDMPFYYVYELTMDGRSQTGIVACASIDDYANGIIKKHENTRAEKEQDRIRHVDTCSAQTGTIFLAYRADSTIASIVAKAKSRKPVYDFVAEDGISHRCWVIDDMMTCALIATTFDKMDSIYIADGHHRAASAVKVGFKRREENPDYTGKEDFNFFLSVLFPDNELKIYDYNRVVKDLNGMAPEEFLEELDNVVDLLSTSEKAIRPEKKGQWSMYLDGVWYLYQVREELLTDDPVEGLDVSLLQNLVLEPLLGIDDPKTSDRIDFVGGIRGLGELERRCATDCRVAFAMYPTSISELFDVADAGLLMPPKSTWFEPKLRSGLFIHRI, encoded by the coding sequence ATGGCGCTAATTGTACCTTTTAAGGCAATCAGACCAAGTAAAGAAGAGGCTGCTACAATAGCAGCCCTTCCTTATGATGTATACAATAGACAAGAGGCATATCAAAAAGTAAAGGAGCAGCCCGGTTCGTTTTTGGCAATCGATAGGCCAGAGACTCAGTTTGAGCCAGATGTGGACATGTATTCCGACAAGGTTTATAACAAGGCTGCAGAAATGCTTAATGAGTGGATAGCCAAGGGCAGATTCATTCAGGATGATATGCCTTTTTATTATGTCTACGAACTTACTATGGATGGACGCTCACAAACAGGAATAGTTGCATGCGCATCAATAGATGACTATGCAAATGGCATCATTAAAAAGCATGAGAATACTAGGGCAGAAAAGGAACAGGATAGAATTCGCCATGTGGACACCTGTAGTGCTCAGACTGGCACTATTTTCCTTGCATACAGGGCAGACTCTACGATTGCCAGTATTGTTGCGAAGGCAAAAAGCCGAAAGCCTGTATATGATTTCGTGGCAGAAGATGGCATATCACATCGCTGTTGGGTAATTGATGATATGATGACATGCGCACTGATTGCTACCACATTCGATAAAATGGATTCAATCTATATTGCAGACGGTCATCACAGAGCAGCCTCAGCCGTAAAGGTGGGCTTTAAGCGCAGAGAAGAGAATCCTGACTACACAGGAAAGGAAGATTTTAATTTCTTCCTGTCAGTTCTATTTCCAGACAATGAGCTGAAAATCTATGATTACAACAGAGTAGTCAAGGATTTAAATGGCATGGCTCCAGAAGAGTTCCTTGAGGAACTAGATAATGTAGTAGATTTGCTATCTACCTCAGAAAAAGCAATCAGACCAGAGAAAAAAGGGCAGTGGAGCATGTACTTGGATGGCGTCTGGTATTTGTACCAGGTTAGAGAAGAGCTTCTAACTGACGACCCGGTAGAGGGCCTTGATGTTTCATTGCTACAGAATTTAGTGCTAGAACCACTCCTTGGAATCGATGATCCTAAGACTAGCGATAGAATTGATTTCGTAGGAGGCATCAGAGGTCTAGGAGAGTTGGAGCGCAGATGTGCTACAGATTGCAGAGTGGCATTTGCCATGTATCCAACCAGTATCTCAGAGCTTTTTGATGTGGCAGACGCAGGACTTTTAATGCCACCAAAATCCACTTGGTTTGAACCAAAGCTAAGAAGTGGGTTGTTTATACATAGGATATAA
- a CDS encoding family 43 glycosylhydrolase, translating to MKKKAMAAVLIAATAVGLVGCGSPKEVVLEKEDGGNPLVSSNEDYVYGGDPSVLVDGDTVYLYTGHDASTDEEVGKSIYNIPEYLCYSSTDMVNWTSEGVVMSMEDVSWTSNDTSAWASQVMKHTDPADGKDKYYLYYCSWDKTGKQCIGVAVSDSPTGTFVDIGAPLVKSTVTKPNTSTFNDIDPTAWIETDEDGVEHRYLAWGNGMFFVCELNEDMTSVTDVNGDGKITSGKVAGEDDVVIRTDGLESYTETPWIYRRSDENGNYYGDYYLFFAHQWRECMAYATTDDLLSGEWSETKKIMNPTATSNTNHMAVFDFKGKTYFVYHNGSLPAGSGFRRTACVVELQFNDDGSIDLFEESAAGISGKTSTISTMDGVKIAHNPFVCSSADSDYPYKDVAIGINLVEGESKDFDWVIRSGKADFTNESYVSIESENKPGLYITANSDGTITLCQDTKASEGSAANQTYKTVEGLADKNGVSLESVAQPGKYITLEDEVLTLTDGSDKESATFKIEVAQ from the coding sequence ATGAAGAAAAAAGCGATGGCTGCAGTACTAATTGCAGCGACAGCTGTAGGCCTAGTGGGCTGTGGCTCGCCTAAGGAAGTTGTGCTTGAGAAAGAGGATGGGGGCAATCCTTTAGTATCTTCTAATGAGGATTATGTATACGGTGGTGACCCTTCGGTGCTTGTTGATGGGGATACTGTGTATCTTTACACAGGCCATGATGCTTCTACAGATGAGGAAGTTGGAAAATCTATTTACAATATTCCAGAGTACCTGTGCTATTCATCCACAGATATGGTGAATTGGACCAGCGAAGGAGTTGTAATGTCCATGGAGGATGTTAGCTGGACTAGCAATGACACTTCTGCCTGGGCATCTCAGGTAATGAAGCATACAGACCCTGCAGATGGAAAAGACAAATATTACCTATACTATTGCAGCTGGGACAAGACAGGAAAGCAGTGTATTGGCGTTGCAGTTTCTGATTCACCAACTGGTACCTTTGTTGATATAGGTGCGCCACTTGTGAAGAGCACTGTTACAAAGCCAAACACTAGCACCTTCAATGATATCGACCCAACAGCTTGGATTGAGACAGATGAGGATGGTGTAGAGCATCGTTATCTTGCTTGGGGCAATGGCATGTTTTTTGTGTGCGAGCTTAACGAGGATATGACTTCTGTGACGGATGTAAATGGTGATGGAAAGATTACTAGCGGCAAGGTAGCAGGAGAGGATGATGTGGTAATTCGCACTGATGGCTTGGAGAGCTACACTGAGACACCATGGATTTATCGCAGATCTGATGAAAATGGCAACTACTATGGCGATTACTATCTGTTCTTTGCACACCAGTGGAGAGAGTGCATGGCCTATGCAACCACTGATGATTTGCTAAGCGGTGAGTGGAGCGAGACTAAGAAAATTATGAATCCTACTGCTACTTCTAACACAAATCACATGGCGGTATTTGACTTTAAGGGCAAGACTTACTTTGTTTATCACAATGGTTCACTTCCAGCAGGAAGCGGCTTCAGAAGAACTGCCTGTGTTGTGGAGCTTCAGTTTAACGATGACGGCAGCATAGATTTGTTTGAAGAAAGTGCAGCAGGTATTTCAGGTAAAACTTCAACCATTTCTACCATGGATGGAGTCAAGATTGCTCATAATCCATTTGTTTGCTCTTCAGCAGATAGCGATTATCCATACAAGGATGTTGCCATTGGAATTAATCTTGTTGAAGGTGAGTCTAAAGATTTTGATTGGGTGATTAGAAGTGGAAAAGCAGATTTTACCAATGAATCATATGTCTCAATCGAATCTGAAAATAAGCCAGGCCTTTACATTACAGCAAATTCTGATGGAACTATAACACTTTGCCAGGATACAAAAGCATCAGAGGGTTCAGCAGCTAATCAGACCTATAAAACAGTTGAAGGACTTGCAGATAAAAATGGAGTAAGTTTGGAGAGTGTGGCACAGCCAGGAAAGTATATAACATTAGAAGATGAAGTACTAACACTTACTGATGGTTCAGATAAAGAAAGTGCAACTTTCAAAATAGAAGTTGCACAGTAA
- a CDS encoding phosphoglycerate dehydrogenase yields MFTYNCLNPISDKGLVNFSTDYKKVENISEADAALVRSAAMHDLELGDKLKCIARAGAGVNNIPLDKCAEEGIVVFNTPGANANGVKELVFAGMLLASRDIVGGIDWVLENKDDENIGKTAEKAKKAFAGTEIAGKKLGVIGLGAIGVKVANDANRLGMEVLGYDPYISVNAAWNLSRNVKHVTNVEDIYKECDFITVHVPLLDSTKGMINKKAVQMMKKGVVILNFARDLLVDETAVLNGIESGKVRHYVTDFANPTVAGKKGVICTPHLGASTEEAEDNCAVMAVKEVMDYMENGNITHSVNYPDCDMGVCTAESRVAILHKNKAGLIASFTTILSKDNVNVEDMTNKSRGDFAYTLLDIGSKLTDQVISEIEKVDGVIKVRVVK; encoded by the coding sequence ATGTTTACTTATAATTGTTTAAATCCAATTTCAGATAAAGGTCTTGTTAACTTCTCAACTGACTACAAGAAGGTTGAAAATATTTCAGAGGCTGATGCAGCTTTGGTTCGCTCTGCAGCAATGCATGATTTGGAGCTTGGGGATAAGCTTAAATGTATCGCTAGAGCAGGAGCTGGCGTAAACAACATTCCTCTTGATAAATGTGCAGAGGAAGGAATCGTTGTTTTTAACACACCAGGTGCAAATGCAAATGGTGTAAAGGAGCTTGTTTTTGCAGGAATGCTTTTAGCTTCACGTGATATCGTAGGCGGTATCGATTGGGTTCTTGAAAACAAGGACGACGAGAACATTGGCAAGACTGCAGAGAAGGCAAAGAAGGCTTTTGCAGGAACTGAGATTGCAGGAAAGAAGCTTGGTGTTATCGGACTTGGCGCTATCGGCGTTAAGGTTGCCAACGATGCAAATCGCCTTGGTATGGAAGTTTTGGGATATGATCCATACATCTCTGTAAATGCAGCTTGGAACCTTTCTAGAAATGTAAAGCATGTTACAAACGTGGAGGATATTTATAAGGAATGTGATTTCATCACAGTTCACGTGCCTCTTCTTGATTCTACAAAGGGCATGATTAATAAAAAAGCAGTGCAGATGATGAAAAAGGGTGTTGTAATCCTTAACTTCGCTAGAGACCTTCTTGTTGATGAGACTGCAGTATTAAATGGCATTGAATCAGGCAAGGTTCGTCACTACGTTACAGACTTTGCAAATCCTACTGTCGCTGGAAAGAAGGGTGTTATTTGTACTCCTCATCTTGGGGCTTCAACAGAGGAAGCAGAGGATAACTGTGCTGTTATGGCAGTTAAAGAAGTAATGGACTATATGGAGAATGGTAACATTACTCACTCTGTAAACTATCCAGACTGCGACATGGGAGTTTGTACAGCAGAAAGCCGCGTGGCTATTCTTCACAAGAACAAGGCCGGTCTTATCGCTTCATTTACAACAATCCTTAGTAAGGACAATGTCAATGTAGAAGATATGACAAACAAGAGCCGTGGGGATTTCGCATACACATTACTTGATATTGGAAGCAAGCTTACAGATCAGGTTATTTCAGAAATAGAGAAGGTTGATGGTGTTATAAAAGTTAGGGTGGTAAAATAA
- a CDS encoding biotin--[acetyl-CoA-carboxylase] ligase yields the protein MSSKDKILALLEANKSTFLSGEAMASSLGISRNAIWKAINDLRKNGYEIEAVSNKGYRLAGQNDILSAAGISSYLNEDVADIYKGNDSLIHIYDSIPSTNRKAKELAITDLKYGTLVIANEQSEGRGRADHSFYSPKGGLYMSVVMTPDHLPSTDSDEITTFIGNAVCDAISSLTDTKPTLKPINDLFVGDKKICGILTEAGTEFETGLLQWIVIGIGINFNSDINTFPEDIKNKATSLFSDNDITITRNQLVAEILNRILK from the coding sequence ATGAGTTCAAAAGATAAAATTTTAGCCTTGCTAGAGGCCAATAAATCAACATTTCTTTCAGGAGAAGCTATGGCTTCATCCCTTGGTATTTCAAGAAATGCCATATGGAAAGCCATCAATGACCTTAGAAAAAACGGATATGAAATAGAAGCAGTAAGCAACAAAGGTTATAGACTTGCTGGGCAAAATGATATTTTATCAGCGGCCGGCATTAGCTCATACCTTAATGAAGATGTAGCTGACATTTACAAAGGAAATGACAGTCTGATCCACATCTACGACTCCATTCCATCCACCAATCGAAAGGCCAAGGAACTTGCCATCACCGATTTGAAATATGGCACACTTGTCATTGCAAACGAACAAAGCGAGGGACGAGGTCGAGCAGACCACAGCTTTTATTCCCCAAAAGGCGGCTTGTACATGAGTGTGGTAATGACTCCAGATCATTTGCCAAGTACTGATTCAGATGAAATCACCACTTTCATTGGCAATGCTGTATGCGACGCTATCTCATCTCTCACCGATACAAAACCTACACTTAAGCCAATCAATGATCTTTTTGTAGGGGATAAAAAAATCTGCGGAATTCTGACTGAGGCTGGAACAGAATTTGAAACAGGCCTTCTTCAATGGATTGTTATTGGAATAGGCATCAATTTTAATTCCGATATCAACACCTTCCCAGAGGATATCAAAAATAAAGCTACTAGCCTATTCTCGGATAATGACATTACCATCACAAGAAATCAGCTAGTAGCCGAAATATTAAATCGAATACTTAAATAA
- the ilvD gene encoding dihydroxy-acid dehydratase, which translates to MRSDNARAGMQQAPARSLFNALGFTPEEMKKPMVGIVSSYNEIVPGHMNIDKIVDAVKLGVAEAGGVPVVFPAIAVCDGIAMGHIGMKYSLVTRDLIADSTECMALAHQFDALVMVPNCDKNVPGLLMAAARLDLPTVFVSGGPMLAGHVGGQKRSLSSMFEAVGAHAAGNMTEEEVENFVENVCPTCGSCSGMYTANSMNCLTEALGMGLRGNGTIPAVYSERIRLAKHAGYAVMDMYNKGITARQIMTKDAILNALTVDMALGCSTNSMLHLPAIAHEIGFDFDIEFANPISEKTPNLCHLAPAGPTYMEDLNEAGGVWAVMKELADIGLLNTDCMTVTGKTVGENIANAVNRNPEVIRPVDNPYTKTGGLAVLKGNLAPDGSVVKRSAVVPEMLVHEGPARVFDSEEDAIAAIKGGKIVEGDVVVIRYEGPKGGPGMREMLNPTSAIAGMGLGSSVALITDGRFSGASRGASIGHVSPEAAVGGPIALVEEGDIIAIDIPNYTMTLKVSDEELAARKAKWQPREPKVKTGYLRRYAEQVTSGNRGAILK; encoded by the coding sequence ATGAGAAGTGACAATGCAAGAGCTGGTATGCAGCAGGCACCAGCGAGAAGTTTGTTTAATGCACTGGGATTTACTCCAGAAGAAATGAAAAAGCCAATGGTTGGTATCGTATCTTCGTACAACGAAATCGTACCAGGCCATATGAATATCGACAAGATTGTGGACGCCGTAAAGCTTGGGGTTGCTGAGGCAGGCGGTGTTCCAGTTGTTTTCCCTGCTATCGCAGTATGCGATGGTATTGCAATGGGACATATAGGAATGAAATATTCCCTTGTAACTCGTGATTTGATTGCCGACTCAACAGAGTGTATGGCACTTGCTCATCAGTTTGATGCACTTGTTATGGTGCCAAACTGTGATAAAAACGTTCCTGGACTTTTGATGGCAGCAGCCCGTCTTGATTTACCAACTGTATTTGTATCAGGTGGTCCAATGCTTGCAGGTCATGTAGGAGGTCAGAAGCGTTCCCTTTCTTCTATGTTTGAGGCAGTTGGTGCTCATGCCGCTGGCAACATGACAGAAGAAGAGGTTGAAAACTTCGTTGAGAATGTTTGCCCAACATGCGGAAGCTGCTCTGGTATGTACACAGCCAATTCCATGAACTGCCTTACTGAGGCACTTGGAATGGGCCTTAGAGGAAACGGCACTATCCCAGCAGTATATTCAGAAAGAATTCGTCTTGCAAAGCATGCTGGTTACGCTGTTATGGATATGTATAACAAGGGTATTACAGCTCGTCAGATTATGACAAAGGATGCAATCCTTAATGCTCTTACAGTTGATATGGCACTTGGGTGCTCGACAAACTCAATGCTTCATTTGCCAGCTATCGCTCATGAAATCGGATTTGATTTTGACATTGAATTTGCAAATCCTATTTCTGAAAAGACTCCAAACCTTTGTCACCTTGCACCAGCAGGTCCTACATACATGGAAGACCTTAACGAAGCTGGTGGCGTATGGGCAGTCATGAAGGAGCTTGCAGATATAGGACTTCTTAATACAGATTGCATGACTGTTACAGGAAAGACAGTAGGCGAAAACATTGCCAATGCAGTTAATAGAAATCCAGAGGTTATCAGACCTGTAGACAATCCATATACAAAGACTGGTGGCCTGGCAGTCCTCAAGGGCAATCTTGCACCAGACGGTTCAGTTGTAAAACGAAGTGCAGTAGTGCCAGAGATGCTTGTGCATGAAGGACCAGCCAGAGTATTTGATTCAGAGGAAGATGCTATCGCAGCTATCAAGGGTGGCAAAATCGTAGAGGGAGATGTTGTAGTCATTCGCTACGAAGGACCTAAGGGTGGCCCTGGCATGAGAGAAATGCTTAATCCTACATCAGCAATTGCAGGTATGGGACTTGGTTCATCAGTTGCTCTCATTACAGATGGTCGTTTCTCAGGTGCCAGTCGTGGTGCTTCCATCGGACATGTTTCACCAGAGGCAGCTGTTGGCGGACCAATCGCACTTGTAGAAGAAGGCGATATCATCGCTATCGATATACCAAATTACACTATGACTTTAAAGGTTAGCGACGAAGAGCTTGCAGCTCGTAAAGCTAAGTGGCAGCCACGTGAGCCTAAGGTAAAAACAGGGTATCTAAGAAGGTACGCTGAACAAGTAACTAGTGGAAATAGAGGAGCAATCCTTAAATAG
- the ilvB gene encoding biosynthetic-type acetolactate synthase large subunit, whose translation MLLNGSEIIIECLKEQGVDTVFGYPGGAILNLYDELYKHSDEIHHVLTSHEQGAAHAADGYARSTGKVGVCFATSGPGATNLVTGIATAHMDSVPIVAITCNVNVSLLGKDSFQEIDITGITMPITKHNFIVKDIKDLAETIRRAFTIAKSGRPGPVLIDVPKDVTAPNNKYEYMPMKPIPVGRVKKSITEDAIKEAVKLIKKSKKPVIFVGGGAVLANASKELKKFVELVDAPVCDTLMGKGAFDGRDERYTGMLGMHGCKASNLSVSECDLLIAVGTRFSDRVLGNPDKFASNAKILQFDVDPAEINKNILTDHAVVGDVKEILSRLNKVLEQSNHEAWMKHVKELSEKYPLTIPAEGLSGQYIVAETYRQTKGDAIIATEVGQHQMWAAQFYKFKKPHQLLTSGGLGTMGYGLGAAIGAKTGNPDKKVINIAGDGCFRMNMNEVATAVREKLPIIEIVINNHVLGMVRQWQTIFYEKRYSATVLDDVVDYVKLAEAMGATGYRVTTQEEFQSALKEALVSEKPVLIDCIIDSDDKVWPMVAPGAPINEFFKED comes from the coding sequence ATGTTATTAAATGGTTCAGAAATAATTATAGAATGTTTAAAGGAACAGGGAGTTGATACGGTATTTGGTTATCCAGGCGGTGCCATCCTAAACCTTTATGATGAGCTTTATAAGCATAGTGATGAGATTCATCATGTGCTTACAAGCCATGAGCAGGGGGCTGCTCACGCTGCAGATGGCTATGCGCGCTCAACTGGCAAGGTTGGTGTGTGCTTCGCTACTAGTGGCCCTGGCGCAACAAATCTTGTGACAGGTATTGCTACAGCTCATATGGATTCGGTTCCTATTGTTGCCATCACATGTAATGTAAATGTATCTTTGCTTGGTAAAGATTCTTTCCAGGAGATTGATATCACTGGCATTACAATGCCTATCACTAAGCACAATTTTATTGTTAAGGATATCAAGGATTTGGCAGAGACAATCCGCCGTGCATTTACTATTGCAAAGAGCGGTCGCCCAGGTCCAGTTCTCATTGATGTGCCAAAGGATGTTACAGCTCCAAATAATAAATATGAATACATGCCAATGAAACCAATTCCAGTTGGTCGTGTTAAAAAGAGCATCACTGAGGATGCCATCAAAGAGGCTGTAAAGCTTATCAAAAAGTCTAAAAAGCCAGTTATCTTTGTTGGTGGTGGAGCAGTTCTTGCTAATGCTTCAAAGGAATTAAAGAAGTTTGTAGAGCTTGTTGATGCGCCAGTTTGTGACACTCTAATGGGTAAGGGCGCATTCGATGGCAGAGACGAAAGATACACAGGAATGCTTGGTATGCATGGCTGCAAGGCATCAAACCTTAGCGTTTCAGAGTGTGATTTGCTTATTGCAGTGGGCACAAGATTCTCTGATAGAGTTCTTGGAAATCCAGACAAATTTGCTAGCAATGCAAAGATTCTACAGTTTGATGTAGATCCTGCTGAAATTAATAAAAATATTCTTACTGATCATGCTGTTGTTGGAGATGTGAAGGAAATTTTATCTAGATTAAATAAAGTTCTTGAGCAGTCAAATCATGAAGCTTGGATGAAGCATGTAAAAGAGCTTTCTGAAAAATATCCTCTTACAATTCCAGCAGAAGGCTTGTCAGGTCAGTATATTGTTGCTGAAACTTACAGACAGACAAAGGGCGATGCAATTATCGCAACAGAGGTAGGTCAACATCAGATGTGGGCTGCACAGTTCTACAAGTTCAAGAAGCCTCATCAGTTGTTGACATCAGGTGGCCTTGGAACAATGGGTTATGGTCTTGGTGCTGCAATCGGTGCAAAGACAGGAAATCCAGACAAAAAGGTTATCAATATTGCCGGCGATGGTTGTTTCCGCATGAACATGAACGAGGTTGCAACAGCTGTAAGAGAAAAGCTTCCAATCATCGAAATTGTTATCAACAATCACGTTCTTGGAATGGTTAGACAGTGGCAGACAATTTTCTATGAGAAGCGCTATTCAGCAACAGTCCTTGATGACGTAGTAGATTACGTTAAGTTAGCTGAGGCTATGGGGGCAACAGGCTACAGAGTTACAACTCAGGAGGAATTCCAAAGTGCCTTGAAGGAGGCCCTTGTCTCCGAGAAGCCTGTGCTTATTGACTGTATCATTGATTCAGATGACAAGGTATGGCCAATGGTAGCACCAGGAGCACCTATTAACGAGTTTTTCAAGGAGGATTAG
- the serC gene encoding 3-phosphoserine/phosphohydroxythreonine transaminase, producing the protein MSRVYNFSAGPAVLPEEVLREAADEMLDYRGCGMSVMEMSHRSKVFDDIIKEAEADIRTLMNIPDNYKVLFLQGGASQQFAAIPMNLMKNRKAGYIITGQWAKKAYQEAKIYGEAVELASSADETFSYIPDCSDLPITDDMDYVYICENNTIYGTKFKTLPNTKGKDLVADVSSCFLSEPVDVSKYAIIYGGVQKNVGPAGMVIVIIREDLIRDDVLPGTPTMLKYKTQADNDSLYNTPPCYDIYICGKVFKWLLKNGGLSAMKELNEKKAKILYDYLDSSKLFKGTVRKEDRSLMNVPFVTGNEELDAKFVKEATAAGFVNLKGHRTVGGMRASIYNAMPIEGVEKLVEFMKKFEEENA; encoded by the coding sequence ATGAGTAGAGTTTATAATTTTAGTGCTGGACCAGCTGTTTTACCAGAGGAGGTTTTGAGAGAAGCCGCTGATGAAATGCTTGATTATAGGGGATGTGGAATGTCTGTTATGGAGATGAGTCATCGTTCAAAGGTATTCGATGACATCATCAAAGAGGCAGAGGCTGATATCCGAACACTTATGAATATACCAGATAACTATAAGGTTCTTTTCCTTCAGGGTGGTGCAAGCCAGCAGTTTGCAGCAATTCCTATGAACCTTATGAAGAATAGAAAGGCTGGATATATCATCACAGGTCAGTGGGCTAAGAAAGCTTATCAGGAAGCTAAGATTTACGGTGAAGCAGTAGAGCTCGCAAGCTCAGCAGATGAGACATTTAGCTACATTCCAGATTGCTCGGATTTACCAATCACAGATGATATGGATTACGTATACATCTGCGAAAACAATACAATCTATGGCACAAAATTTAAGACTCTTCCAAATACAAAGGGGAAGGATTTGGTAGCAGACGTAAGTTCTTGCTTCCTATCAGAGCCAGTAGATGTTAGCAAGTACGCTATTATCTATGGCGGTGTTCAGAAAAACGTTGGACCTGCAGGTATGGTAATTGTTATCATCCGTGAGGATTTAATCCGTGACGACGTTCTTCCTGGCACACCAACAATGCTTAAGTACAAAACACAGGCAGACAACGACAGCCTTTACAATACACCACCTTGCTACGATATCTACATCTGCGGAAAGGTGTTTAAGTGGCTTCTTAAGAATGGTGGCCTTTCAGCCATGAAGGAGCTCAACGAAAAGAAGGCAAAGATTCTTTATGATTACCTTGACTCTTCAAAGCTTTTCAAGGGAACTGTTAGAAAGGAAGATCGTTCACTTATGAATGTACCTTTCGTTACAGGAAACGAGGAGCTTGATGCGAAGTTTGTAAAGGAAGCAACAGCAGCAGGATTTGTAAACCTTAAGGGACACAGAACTGTTGGCGGTATGCGCGCTTCTATTTACAACGCTATGCCAATCGAAGGTGTAGAAAAGCTTGTAGAGTTTATGAAGAAGTTTGAGGAGGAGAATGCCTAA
- the leuB gene encoding 3-isopropylmalate dehydrogenase, protein MKCNIGVIRGDGIGPEIVTEAIKVLDAIGAKYGHTFNYTEILMGGCSIDATGEPLTDEAVEKALASDAVLMGSIGGNTSTSPWYKLPADKRPEAGLLKLRKSLNLFANLRPAYLYDELKEACPLRDDIIGDGFDMMIMRELTGGLYFGERSTKEENGQLVARDSLTYSENEIRRIAKRGFDIAMKRRKKVTSVDKANVLDSSRLWRKIVEEVAADYPEVSYEHMLVDNCAMQLVKDPGQFDVILTENMFGDILSDEASMVTGSIGMLSSASLNDTKFGLYEPSGGSAPDIAGQGIANPIATILSAAMMLRYSFDLDAEADAIEAAVKKVLKAGYRTIDIMPRDGSAVTRVGTVEMGDLIVKEL, encoded by the coding sequence ATGAAATGTAACATTGGCGTTATTAGGGGAGACGGAATTGGTCCAGAGATAGTAACCGAGGCAATAAAGGTTCTTGATGCTATCGGTGCTAAATATGGACACACATTTAATTATACTGAAATCCTCATGGGAGGCTGCTCAATCGATGCAACAGGAGAGCCACTTACAGATGAGGCAGTAGAAAAAGCTCTTGCAAGTGATGCAGTGTTAATGGGTTCAATAGGTGGCAACACATCTACCAGTCCTTGGTACAAGCTACCTGCCGACAAACGTCCAGAGGCCGGCCTTTTAAAGCTTCGTAAAAGTCTTAATCTTTTTGCAAATCTTAGACCAGCATATTTATATGATGAATTGAAAGAGGCATGCCCACTTAGGGACGATATCATCGGCGATGGTTTTGACATGATGATTATGCGTGAGCTTACAGGTGGTCTTTATTTTGGAGAGCGTTCTACAAAGGAAGAAAACGGTCAGCTTGTTGCCAGAGATTCTCTTACCTATTCAGAAAATGAAATTCGCCGAATTGCTAAGCGTGGATTTGATATAGCAATGAAGCGTAGAAAGAAAGTTACATCAGTTGATAAGGCTAATGTACTTGATAGCTCCAGACTGTGGAGAAAGATTGTAGAAGAGGTTGCAGCAGATTATCCTGAGGTTTCTTATGAGCACATGCTTGTAGACAATTGCGCAATGCAGCTTGTGAAAGACCCAGGTCAGTTTGATGTAATCCTTACAGAGAATATGTTTGGGGATATTCTTTCAGATGAGGCATCCATGGTTACCGGTTCAATTGGAATGCTTTCATCTGCTTCCCTTAACGATACAAAATTCGGATTGTATGAGCCATCTGGCGGAAGTGCACCTGATATTGCAGGCCAGGGTATCGCAAATCCGATAGCCACAATTCTTTCGGCAGCAATGATGCTTCGCTACAGCTTTGACTTAGATGCTGAGGCAGATGCAATCGAAGCAGCCGTAAAGAAGGTGCTTAAGGCTGGCTACCGCACAATCGACATTATGCCTCGCGACGGCAGCGCCGTAACTCGCGTCGGCACAGTGGAGATGGGTGATTTAATTGTAAAGGAGTTATAA